atgcctgtaatcccagctactcggaaggctgaggcaggagaatcgtttaaacttaggaggcggaggttgtggtgagccaagatcacatcatcgcactccagcctgggcaacaagagccaaactccctctcaaaaaaaaaaaaaaatcaccaatccCAGCACTAAAGCATTGTGCCTCCTAAAACAGTAAGTCAGTAACAACTAACTATGACAATCAATCAGCAACCAgccttagaaaaaaacaaaactaccagtctttaggaaaaaaaaaaaacaaaaaaacaggtgaTTAATTTAATTGCTGTGAAATAAGCAATAAACAGTGCTGTCAAAACAGAGACCAggcctgacacagtggctcagacctatgATCTCAACCCTGTGAGagaggtcaaagtgggaggatcacttgagtccaggagttccagacagcctgagcaacacagtgaggccccgcctctacaaaaagttaatTAGCCAGgaatcgtggcacatgcctgtaatcctagctaccggGGAGGCTCATGTGGGAGGACCTCTTGAAGCCACAactttgaggttacagtgagctatgatggtggcaatgcactccagcttaggcaacgagcgagaccctgtctcttaaaaaaacaacaacaaacaagaaagggccaggcacagtgactcagctgtaatcccagcactttgggaggccaaggtgggcagatcgcttgaggtcaggagttcaagaccagcctggccaacatgatgaaacctcatctcagctaaaaatagaaaaattaggcaggcatggtggtgagcccctgttatcccagctactcgggaggctgaggcagaagaatcgcctgaacccaggaggcggaggtcgcagtgagctaagaccgcaccactgcactccagcctgggtgacagaccaagactccatctcagaaaaaaaaaaaaaaaaacaaggaaaaaaatcctgaaaaaacACAGACCATCCTCAGACAGCTCCTAATAACTCATACAGCATTAAagcatgattctatttatgtacatgtatacacatacacacacacacacacacacacacacacacacacacacacacatacatccacaTCACCTCAGGATGAATAAAGGACTTACTGTTTTTCTCTCAGTCTCTCATATGTTTCCATGTCAGGTTTGATCTGCTTGGTCAACCGATGGTACTGGCGTAACTGGGCAGCAGCAtaatctaaaaacataaaatgagaaacagagaTGATATATTTCCTTCTTTGGACCTTCCTATTGAGAGAAAAATCTTTattatcccttatccaaaatgcttgggatcagaagtgttttcaattgtttcagattttggaatatctgtATTATACttaaatccaaaatctgaaatgctccaatcaGCATTTCCTTCAACCATCACAGCATCATGCTGACAAACAGTTTTGAATTTTGcaacattttggatttcagattttcagactAGGGATACTCAAATCTGTATGAAGTAACATATGCTCAAAACACTATTGTAAGTATAGCTTCTATCCTGAAGATGCTGACGAACAGACTTTGATAAATTTTACCATCAAGTATTTAGAAACCCAGCTAAGGCCGGGCagggtggttcacgcctgtaatcccagcactttgggaggccgaggcgggtggatcacgaggtcaagaaatcgagatcatcctggtcaacatggtgaaaccccgtctctaccaaaaatacaaaaaattagctgggcatggtggcgtgtgcctgtaatcccagctactgaggaggctgaggcaggagaattgcctgaacctgggaggcggaggttgtggtgagccgagatcgtgccattgcactccagcctgcgtaacaagagcgaaactccatctcaaaaaaatgaataaataaaaaataaaagaaacccagCTAACTGAAGTACAGCCTTTTTTCATTTCGGTCCTAAGAGACATATTTGTACTTTTCTTGGTCTTGGGCCTCGAAAAGAATATCCCATGAAGGAAGCCAAGAGGCATATCCTTTCTTGAAACCAGAGACAATAAAGGAAATGATTCTCTAACAGCCCAGCCAATAAAGCACAGTTCAATAAAGGTCAATCTGACCTGAAAATCCCAAATCAgggtttttcctcttcttttttctctcccatcTTTCTGCATCTTCTGCACTGATCTCCAGCAACTTCACTTTCTCATAATCTTCTCCTCTTGCTGAACATTCCTAAGTAGAAGAAAAAAGCTGATACCTACAATTATGATACAAGCAGTAATTTGATTTACAAAGATCTAATAAATATCAAGCAAcactttaatagttttttttttgctgggcgcggtggctcaagcctgtaatcccagcactttgggaggccaaggcgggcggatcacaaggtcaagagatcgagaccatcctggtcaacatggtgaaatcccgtctcaactaaaaatacaaaaaaattagctgggcatggtggggcgtgcctgtaatcccagctgctcgggaggttgaggcaggaaaattgcctgaacccaggaggcggaggttgcagtgagcccagatcatgccattgcactccagcctgggtaacaagagcaaaactccgtctcaaaaatataaataaataaaaattttaaaaaataaataaacaaataaataaatactttttttttttaagttttttttttttttttttttgagacggagtttcactcgctatctcccaggctgaattgcagtgatAAActcttagctcacagcaacctccacctcccaggttcaagggattctcagtctcagcctcccaagcaattgggactacaggaacacggcgccatgcccagctaatttttatatttttagtaaagatgatgtttcgccatgttggccaggctggtctcaaatttctgacctcaagtgatccacctgccttggcctcccaaagtgctgggattacaggcatgagccactgtacccagcccctttaataatatttaaaggaaatttgGGAATATACTATGGTATATAAGTGAACACatgatatttattgagtgtttatcaGGTATCAGAccttgttttaaatgttttacatgcattaattcatttaattcataATTAACTCAAATAATTATTGCTATGGTccccattttattgatgagaaaacagaagtacagagaagttaaataaactCACCCAAGGTGTTGCAGCTGGTAACAAGCAGAGCCAGAATTTCAATTCTGGCAGCTTGGCCTAAGAGCCAATGTATTCAACCACTATGTTGTAGTGTCTTGATATAACAGAGTTATGAAATAAATCACTTATGAAGATAGAATAGTTCctaacctttttcttttcttcttcctgtagTTCCCACTCCAAACGAGCTTTTTTGGCTTCCCAATTCGCAGGTAATTTTAGTCTTTTATCTTCTTCCACAACTTCTTGGTGATTTAATTTACGCGCTTCATTCTAAAATTGTAACGTAAGAAGTGTGTCagctaaaacatgaaaataaatccaGATACATCTTACCTGCTTTGAGGAGGATCAGGCACGACATATTTAAGGTGACCCCATTTATCCTAAAAGCAATAGAGAGCCATCATGGGATTTTAAGCTAGGGAATAGGTTAACAgggtatatacatttttatgcaGTCAAGGAAAATGTGTTGAGTTGCACTGGTTTGCTGTTCCAGAGCAATAGAGGCTAAAATCAGGTTTGCCTCTACGAGTTGTGTGATCTCTTTTTATTGCATCAGAACAAGGTTTCGAAATATGGGGGAACCATACTATAGTGGCATTTAAGTAGACTTTATTGggcatttaataatattaaattggcagggtgaggtggctcatgcctctaatcctagcactttgggaggctgaggcacttgaggtcaggagttcaagaccagcctggccaacatggcaaaatcccatctctactaaaaatacataattaaccaggcatagtggtacacgcctgtaatcccagctactcaggaggctgacgcaggagaatcgcttgaacccaggaggcagagcttaaggtgagccaagatcacaccactgcactctagcctgggtgacagagcaaaactccatctcaaaaaaaaaaaaaagaaaagaaaagaattatagcACATGCTGTGAAAGACACTCTaacttcaattcttttttttttttttttttttggagacaagagtctcactctgctgccaaaGCCGGAGTGTAGTGAGTGGCACCATCTAAGCTCATTTCAACTTTTGCCTCcgggattcaaacaattctcatgcctcagcctcccgagtagctgggattacaagcatgtgccacaatgcctggcttatttttttgtctttttagtagaatggggttttGCAGTTTGGCCAgggtggtgtcaaactcctggactcaagtgacctgcatccctcagcctcccaaagtgctgggattacaggcgtgaaccaccgcactgGGCCTCAATTATCTTTTAATCCTAATTCAAGAAAAAAGCCTCAGTTTGGTTTAGAAAATTTAACACCTAtcttcatgcctctaatcctttCCAAATTCCcctcctttttaaatattttaataatttacattggccgggcgcggtggctcaagcctgtaatcccagcactttgggaggccgaggcgggtggatcacgaggtcgagagatcgagaccatcctggtcaacatggtgaaaccccgtctctactaaaagtgcaaaaaattagctgggcatggtggcacgtgcctgtaatcccagctactcaggaggctgagacaggagaattgcctgagcccaggaggcggaggttgcggtgagccgagatcacgccattacactccagcctgggtaacaagggcgaaactccatctcaaaaaaaaaataataataaaataaaaaaaataatttacattgacaaatgaaaaatgaaagggaACTTTCCATCCATTTGAAGTACCatttaagtgtcttttttttttttttttttttttgagctgaggTGTTGGGGAgaagaatctatttttaaatacacttaaTTGCATAAAACCAAAATGAGTATATCATCTTAAGGAAAACTTAAGTTAGACATTTAAACACTTTTTAAGTCATAagctggtggcattttgtccaGGAAGCCCTGTCTCCTAATTTCCAGACATGTGTTCCTTACACAATCACTCTAATATTTAAGCATgcctttttaattgtttattaacTTTTCCTAGGCAAAGAGAGCTACTCCTCCCAACTACCATCCCTAGTATATTCTTGGGTCTGGAAAAGCCCTCCAATTAAAGACACCAAGAACACACACCTCTGGTCAACAAAGTTCAGTTTGTTGCATAGAAGAGAGCAAACCACAGGGAACCCCATGGGGTTTGAGTGACAGGGTGTTAGGAGGGGCTTATTCCAGGATTTGGGTTTGTATCAGGTGACTGCGGGGAGGGTTAAGGATCTGGATTGGGTACGGTCAGAAAGCAGGGGCATTCTATAATTAGGTATCTTAAATTTTTATACATGAGGCAGGAGTAATGGAGTGAGACTAAAGTTGTATTTGGTAATAACAGTCACTGGTGTTAGCCAGAAGAGAGAGATGTGTGGTCCTTCTTGTGATTTGAAAAGTCTTCTTTGTCTCACTACAACAGTCAGAGTGATTGTGGGATTTTGTGAAACCATGGCCTAGGTGTCAGGTCACTCCATGCTGAAATGGGGgctgcttttctcttcctctacTGCAACTGCAGCCAGCTATTTGCTGGGCTCTTATCCCTAATACGAATTATCTTTCTTTGCATTTGCCCCCTCTGCTTTAGTTGTCTGATAATAATACACTTTTCAATCAGTAGTTTAGGTGTCACCTATTACATGAGGTACTCCCTGGAGACCTACAAACTGCATGCATCTCTCCTCGGCACTTCCAGGGCACCTAAACATCCGATTCCCTATCAACTGACTGAACTACCACACCGTAGACTTTCAAaggtttgctcatttttttttttcttttcttttttcttcttttcccccaGAAGTCCTAGAGACAgatgattttctttccttcttctcaaaCAGATTCTGAcataagattattattttttaaataaagtgaacCAGATCTCCTACTGACACCATACAAGTTTCTTCCTGTCTCTAGCTCTACGTATTTCCCTAGGTAAAATCAAGAATTTATTAGAATCACAGAGCAGAGAAGTTGTTAGTAATAGAGACGCCCAAACCTAACCCAGATACATTACATTGGATGTGCGCGGGAGGGGGTCTGGAGTGAACAGGTGTATTTTCAAATGTTCTCAGAATGATCCCAATGTGCTGCCAGGGTTGAGTACCACCGGATACGGCTTTCATCTCGGATGATCCGGTTCTGTGGGTCTGTcagatgcagtggtgtgattttctCGCCCCCTCTACAAAAGCGCCTGGCCCTGGCCAAGTGACCGATCTGAGCCGGCCTCCAAGACTACTCACCCGCTTCAGGTGCAGCTCCCGGAATTTGCGCAGTCTCTGTTCGCGCTTCTGAGCGGCCAACTCCGCCGCCGCAGCTGGGGACCCCTCCTTCACGCTGTCCATCAGCACCTGCGGCGAGGAGAACTGGCTTCAGGCAGAGCCGGCTCGGCTTCTCCCGGGACGGCCCAGGCCGAGTCCCCGCCGGCCCCGACAGGCTGGGCCTAGGGCCTCGACCGCCGACTCGACCCCACAGTGTCTGCGCCGACCTGAAGCGAAACTAGACTTCGCCTCCACCTCTCTCCCAAGCCGCTCCCCGGCACCCTCAGCAACAAAACCCCCGGTGTAGGGTCGTCGAACTCACCTCCGATGCAGCGACAGCCGCCATCGCAACCTCTCTTCCCACTTCCGGCAACAACACAGAGCACTTCCGCCAGCCTTCAGACAACCAGGCCGATTCGTATTGAAGACTATTATAAGCCCCGCCCCTTCCGGGCGGCCTCCGGAAGTTGGAACCGTTTTAGCTGTGGAACGTTTTGGGTTGTACAGGGTCTTGCGCCGCCGCGGAAAGCAGCTGGGGCAAGGACGGGTAGATGAGTCGCCAAGAAAAGTGTCGGGAAAAGCTCAGAATCGGACAG
Above is a window of Saimiri boliviensis isolate mSaiBol1 chromosome 11, mSaiBol1.pri, whole genome shotgun sequence DNA encoding:
- the SYF2 gene encoding pre-mRNA-splicing factor SYF2 translates to MAAVAASEVLMDSVKEGSPAAAAELAAQKREQRLRKFRELHLKRNEARKLNHQEVVEEDKRLKLPANWEAKKARLEWELQEEEKKKECSARGEDYEKVKLLEISAEDAERWERKKKRKNPDLGFSDYAAAQLRQYHRLTKQIKPDMETYERLREKHGEEFFPTSNSLLHGTHVPSTEEIDRMVIDLEKQIEKRDKYSRRRPYNDDADIDYINERNAKFNKKAERFYGKYTAEIKQNLERGTAV